In Schistocerca americana isolate TAMUIC-IGC-003095 chromosome 7, iqSchAmer2.1, whole genome shotgun sequence, a single genomic region encodes these proteins:
- the LOC124623041 gene encoding uncharacterized protein LOC124623041 — protein sequence MGVFPEILEANKVSIKIPPFWSEKPEIWFYQAEALFSICKIVTEESKFNHLVSQLEPKYIENIWDIICGTDANKYSLAKECLLNIFKESEDKRIKRLVTGIDLGDQKPSQLLRKMQALAGVDVSEKVLKTLWLEKLPDSIRNILIVSDEGLEKVD from the coding sequence ATGGGAGTGTTTCCGGAGATcctggaagcaaacaaggttagcaTCAAAATTCCGCCTTTTTGGAGTGAAAAACCCGAAATTTGGTTCTATCAAGCAGAAGCACTGTTCAGCATTTGCAAAATTGTTACAGAAGAAAGTAAATTTAACCACCTAGTGTCACAATTAGAAccaaaatacatcgagaatatttggGACATTATTTGCGGCACAGATGCGAATAAATATTCTTTGGCTAAGGAATGTCTACTGAATATTTTCAAAGAAAGTGAAGATAAGCGTATTAAGAGATTAGTTACTGGAATTGATTTGGGAGACCAAAAACCTAGTCAGTTATTACGCAAAATGCAGGCCTTGGCAGGTGTAGATGTGTCAGAAAAAGTCCTAAAGACACTTTGGCTAGAAAAACTTCCAGATTCTATAAGGAACATTTTAATTGTCAGTGACGAGGGACTCGAAAAGGTGGACTAA